From the genome of Chania multitudinisentens RB-25, one region includes:
- a CDS encoding TIGR04222 domain-containing membrane protein, with the protein MTWTAYSNPLADMYGPWFLAFYLLYCLVLMWLVSLTLRRCLQSYSPSGSPSISLPAKIDPYYVAWLKGGIEHLLTLVMMRLSYKGLLIAGKHKGKTFMRSQSDNSEPANQKEQRLNRLEQLVLFRFEAENDQKKGPALSALRPLYQGFNAQAQLDGYTYPAAYQRASQCILWAGWVFMLSMGFYKLTIASLKGHQNVGFLIAMMLLFGWLYYAIFLRNRAGKAHLTPKGERFLSHLSTTLPKDKKSLKQLDIAMVAIALAGNNDTYYYSRCDLGRQAYTLGLLYPASAAAAAGSLAPGSYDSANHSSSDSDSTSGCSGCGGCGGGGD; encoded by the coding sequence ATGACATGGACAGCCTACAGTAATCCTCTTGCCGATATGTATGGCCCCTGGTTTCTGGCATTTTATCTCCTTTATTGCCTGGTGCTGATGTGGCTGGTGTCGCTAACTTTGCGCCGCTGCCTCCAGTCTTACTCCCCTTCCGGTTCACCGTCGATTTCGCTGCCAGCAAAAATTGATCCCTACTATGTCGCCTGGCTAAAAGGCGGTATTGAGCACCTGCTAACATTGGTCATGATGCGCCTCTCCTACAAAGGGCTACTGATTGCCGGGAAACACAAAGGGAAAACCTTTATGCGGTCCCAGAGCGATAACTCAGAACCAGCCAATCAGAAAGAACAGCGGCTCAATCGGTTGGAGCAATTGGTGCTGTTTCGCTTTGAGGCAGAAAATGATCAAAAGAAAGGGCCGGCATTATCCGCTCTCCGCCCGCTCTATCAGGGATTTAACGCCCAGGCGCAGTTGGATGGCTATACCTATCCGGCCGCTTATCAACGCGCCAGCCAATGTATCCTGTGGGCAGGTTGGGTATTTATGCTCAGTATGGGGTTTTATAAGCTGACGATAGCTTCACTGAAGGGCCACCAAAACGTCGGTTTTTTGATTGCCATGATGTTGCTTTTCGGGTGGCTCTATTATGCGATTTTCTTACGTAATCGTGCGGGAAAAGCTCACCTCACCCCTAAAGGCGAAAGATTTCTCAGCCATTTATCCACCACTCTGCCCAAGGATAAAAAATCCCTTAAACAGTTGGATATTGCCATGGTTGCCATCGCGCTGGCGGGTAATAATGATACCTACTATTACTCACGCTGTGATTTGGGCCGCCAGGCCTATACGCTGGGTTTACTCTACCCGGCCAGCGCAGCAGCAGCGGCCGGTTCTTTGGCTCCGGGCAGCTACGATTCGGCAAACCACAGTAGCAGTGATTCAGACAGCACAAGTGGATGTTCAGGCTGCGGCGGGTGCGGCGGTGGCGGTGATTAA
- the gorA gene encoding glutathione-disulfide reductase — protein MTKHYDYLAIGGGSGGIASINRAAMYGQKCALIEAKELGGTCVNVGCVPKKVMWHAAQIAEAIHQYGPDYGFDTTVNAFDWKKLVASRTAYIDRIHNSYDNVLGKNKVDVIKGFARFIDAHTVEVNGETITADHILIATGGRPTRPNIPGAEYGIDSDGFFALDTMPKRVAVVGAGYIAVEIAGVMNALGAETHLFVRKHAPLRNFDPLIVETLLEVINTEGPNLHTESVPKAIVKNADGSLTLQLENGKAFTVDSLVWAIGREPATDNLNLAVTGVKTNAKGYIEVDKFQNTNVKGIYAVGDNTGAVELTPVAVAAGRRLSERLFNNKPDEHLDYSNIPTVVFSHPPIGTIGLTEPQAKEQYGEDNVKIYKSSFTAMYSAVTQHRQPCRMKLVCAGAEEKIVGIHGIGFGMDEILQGFAVAVKMGATKQDFDNTVAIHPTAAEEFVTMR, from the coding sequence ATGACGAAACATTACGATTATCTAGCAATTGGCGGCGGCAGCGGCGGTATCGCATCGATCAACCGGGCAGCCATGTATGGCCAGAAATGCGCTCTGATTGAAGCCAAAGAACTCGGCGGCACCTGTGTTAATGTGGGCTGTGTGCCGAAAAAGGTCATGTGGCATGCGGCACAGATCGCAGAAGCTATCCATCAATACGGCCCGGATTATGGCTTTGATACCACCGTTAATGCGTTTGATTGGAAGAAGCTGGTTGCCAGCCGTACTGCCTATATTGATCGTATCCATAATTCCTACGACAACGTGCTGGGCAAAAATAAAGTGGATGTGATCAAAGGTTTTGCCCGTTTTATTGACGCCCATACGGTGGAAGTCAACGGCGAGACCATCACCGCCGATCATATCCTGATCGCTACCGGCGGCCGCCCGACCCGCCCGAACATTCCTGGTGCAGAATACGGTATCGATTCTGACGGTTTCTTTGCACTGGACACCATGCCAAAACGCGTGGCAGTGGTGGGTGCAGGCTATATTGCGGTAGAAATCGCCGGAGTGATGAACGCACTCGGTGCAGAAACCCACCTGTTCGTGCGCAAACATGCGCCACTGCGCAACTTTGATCCGCTGATTGTGGAAACCCTGCTTGAAGTGATCAACACCGAAGGGCCCAACCTGCATACTGAATCGGTGCCGAAGGCCATTGTTAAAAATGCCGATGGCAGCCTGACGCTGCAACTGGAGAATGGCAAAGCGTTTACCGTCGACAGCCTGGTATGGGCAATTGGCCGTGAACCCGCCACCGACAACCTGAATCTGGCGGTTACCGGGGTGAAAACCAACGCCAAAGGCTATATTGAGGTTGATAAATTCCAGAATACCAACGTGAAAGGCATTTACGCCGTGGGTGACAACACCGGCGCGGTTGAGCTAACGCCGGTGGCGGTTGCCGCAGGCCGTCGCCTGTCTGAACGCCTGTTCAACAACAAGCCGGACGAACATCTGGATTACAGCAATATCCCTACCGTGGTATTCAGCCACCCGCCGATCGGCACTATTGGCCTGACTGAACCGCAGGCCAAAGAGCAATATGGCGAAGACAATGTGAAGATCTACAAATCTTCCTTTACCGCCATGTACAGCGCGGTGACTCAGCACCGCCAGCCGTGCCGCATGAAGCTGGTATGTGCGGGTGCAGAAGAGAAGATCGTCGGCATTCATGGTATTGGCTTTGGCATGGACGAGATTTTGCAAGGCTTTGCCGTCGCAGTAAAAATGGGCGCCACCAAGCAAGACTTCGACAACACCGTGGCGATCCACCCAACCGCAGCGGAAGAGTTTGTGACAATGCGTTAA